A genome region from Nitrosopumilus oxyclinae includes the following:
- a CDS encoding PPOX class F420-dependent oxidoreductase encodes MDEKVVKLFSEKNLVFIATVMKDGSPQVSPVWANYEDGYVLVNTAEGRIKHKNVLRDPRVAVSVVSKDNPLDMTTIRGTVDELIPDYEYKHADKLTQQYMGRDHYPFKRDDEKRVILKIKPNKVFVLPELKMSE; translated from the coding sequence ATGGATGAGAAAGTTGTAAAACTATTTTCAGAAAAAAACCTTGTCTTTATTGCAACTGTTATGAAAGACGGTTCACCGCAAGTTTCACCTGTATGGGCTAATTATGAAGACGGATATGTTTTGGTAAATACTGCAGAGGGTAGAATAAAACACAAAAATGTTTTACGTGATCCTAGAGTTGCGGTATCTGTAGTGTCTAAAGACAATCCACTTGACATGACAACAATTCGTGGAACTGTTGATGAATTAATTCCAGACTATGAATACAAACATGCAGACAAACTTACACAACAATACATGGGTCGTGATCATTATCCGTTCAAACGAGATGATGAAAAAAGAGTCATACTAAAAATAAAACCAAACAAGGTTTTTGTTTTGCCTGAACTAAAGATGAGTGAGTAG
- a CDS encoding winged helix-turn-helix domain-containing protein — MSTLLEKQIKVNRTVTTSVGHARAIEDPARAKIVEILYHQALSADQISTALKKTGYKKALTTVRHHLEILKASGLIEIARIEESRGAITKFYSTSTKLLDFQTPADFDSTYSKIITNTSTKIEKILKGLTPKTKSKGKKSEEYSQYLVMEIMNRAMTNVLEKSSTK; from the coding sequence ATGTCTACGTTACTAGAAAAGCAAATCAAAGTTAATCGTACTGTTACAACAAGTGTTGGACACGCACGTGCAATTGAAGACCCTGCACGAGCAAAAATAGTTGAAATTTTATATCATCAGGCATTATCTGCTGATCAGATTTCTACTGCTCTAAAAAAGACAGGATACAAAAAAGCACTAACTACTGTCCGTCATCATTTAGAAATTCTAAAAGCATCTGGGCTAATTGAAATTGCCAGAATTGAGGAATCTCGTGGAGCCATTACAAAATTCTACAGTACATCTACAAAATTGTTGGATTTTCAAACTCCTGCAGATTTTGATTCAACATATTCAAAAATAATAACAAACACCTCGACGAAAATTGAGAAAATTCTCAAAGGATTAACACCAAAAACTAAATCAAAAGGTAAGAAATCTGAAGAGTACTCTCAATATCTTGTAATGGAGATTATGAACAGAGCAATGACTAATGTTCTTGAAAAATCAAGTACAAAATAA
- the purC gene encoding phosphoribosylaminoimidazolesuccinocarboxamide synthase has product MKFLTSGKVKDLYDVDESSILFKFSDRVSAFDVKFKQDIPRKGEILCKFAEFWFNELSVPNHFIRRESDTEIIVKKMKMLPIECVVRGYFYGSLVSRWKKGEVTLPEGTDTTLAAKLPEPLFDPTTKSEHDIPINKAKALEMKLVSEEQYAWLEKTSIDIYKKMAQIADGVGFILADLKLEFGLLDGKITLGDSIGPDEYRLWPKDSFEVGKIQEAYDKQLLRDWLTANGYQKQFDDERDAGREPVAPEIPAEIISKMTERYVTAYEKLTGHSL; this is encoded by the coding sequence TTGAAGTTTCTAACAAGTGGCAAGGTAAAGGATCTTTATGATGTTGATGAATCCAGTATTTTGTTCAAATTCTCAGATAGGGTTTCTGCTTTTGATGTAAAGTTCAAACAAGATATTCCACGAAAGGGTGAGATTCTTTGTAAATTTGCAGAGTTTTGGTTTAACGAATTATCTGTACCTAATCACTTTATCAGACGAGAATCAGACACTGAAATCATTGTTAAAAAAATGAAGATGTTGCCAATCGAATGTGTAGTTCGTGGGTATTTTTATGGCAGTCTAGTTAGCAGATGGAAAAAAGGTGAGGTTACTTTACCTGAAGGTACAGATACCACATTGGCTGCAAAACTCCCTGAGCCTCTATTTGATCCTACAACGAAATCTGAACATGATATTCCAATAAACAAAGCAAAAGCATTGGAGATGAAACTTGTTTCTGAAGAACAATATGCCTGGTTAGAAAAAACTTCAATTGACATTTACAAAAAGATGGCGCAAATTGCAGACGGTGTTGGATTTATTCTGGCTGATTTGAAATTAGAGTTTGGATTATTGGATGGTAAAATTACATTAGGTGATTCAATTGGTCCTGATGAATACCGCTTGTGGCCCAAAGACTCCTTTGAGGTAGGAAAAATACAAGAAGCCTATGACAAACAACTCTTACGTGATTGGTTAACTGCAAATGGATATCAAAAACAGTTTGATGATGAACGTGATGCAGGACGTGAACCCGTTGCACCCGAAATCCCCGCTGAAATAATTTCAAAAATGACAGAACGCTATGTTACTGCATATGAGAAACTAACTGGACACTCATTGTAA
- the hsp20 gene encoding archaeal heat shock protein Hsp20 yields the protein MFDDQFEKTFRRLSGPFFSMGDVFEIPDGAQVQTIGPYYYGYHMTVGPDGKPVVKEWGNAKPTTAISDSGIRDVYVDETINEKERILQLVAEMPGIEKSDIQVNVADNIVSISAEHGERKYGTKIPLKYDIDENSAKAKYTNGVLELTFSLAEEKPKGKIVSVE from the coding sequence ATGTTTGATGACCAATTCGAAAAAACATTTCGAAGATTATCTGGCCCCTTTTTTTCAATGGGGGATGTCTTTGAAATTCCAGACGGAGCCCAAGTCCAAACAATTGGACCATACTATTACGGCTATCATATGACCGTGGGACCTGATGGAAAACCCGTTGTAAAAGAATGGGGTAATGCAAAACCAACCACTGCAATCAGTGATTCTGGCATACGGGATGTCTATGTGGATGAGACAATTAATGAAAAAGAACGCATTTTACAACTCGTAGCTGAAATGCCAGGAATCGAAAAATCTGACATTCAGGTCAATGTTGCAGATAACATCGTGTCAATCTCTGCTGAACACGGAGAAAGAAAGTATGGAACAAAGATTCCATTAAAGTATGACATTGATGAAAATTCCGCAAAAGCAAAATACACAAACGGCGTATTGGAGCTGACATTCTCTCTTGCCGAAGAAAAACCCAAAGGCAAGATTGTGTCAGTAGAATGA